Within Cydia fagiglandana chromosome 1, ilCydFagi1.1, whole genome shotgun sequence, the genomic segment cgcccgactcttatagtatgagggcgctgaaggcgcccgtCTTCGGACCGCGTACGGTACgtgtcttgtaaaaaaatttactgtttaaaatgttgcaggacattataaaaacaccatgtatagcggccaaacaaatttcttttacaaaaaccttcttgtgtctccgtagtcgcgtaacacgcggatagatttcagagcgcttgtaggttcatagttcgaattacctaaccgataaataaattatttttttatatagcgcatgcaagcaaagccgggtgcaaaagctaacaatatttatatatttgaaatgtgctaattgagctctttaaaatgatgtataacacgtcatcattacataatttaatttttttggttcatgactttatgacctctagaaggcgccgtgttcatttttttgtgacgccatatagcctataaccagcgggcGATTAatacgattcgaatgacatatcgtttgttaaattataataagtactttagaagttatgagggaacagatgaacatacatacatacatacatacccacatacataccggtcaaaatcataaccctccttttgcgttgccgtagtcgggtaataacATATGAGCAAGTTCGATATTTTAATACCTGTGCGGATTTTTGATCGATTAGGTTTTTTAAAAGTGTTTATTTAAGAAACAACCCTGCCAGAGCAAAATTTCAAAATCAATTGGTTACCTCCCCTCCTACGCACTCCGCTTTGGCTGTCTCTCCGTGACGGATAAGGGGTTTTCTGTCTTCCCTACGTTTGACAGCTGTAAGTTGTGGCATCCGCTTTGTAGCCGTAACCCCAAACACATGTCCATGTCTTGTCGCGAACTCCATGAACCCTCTTTGAAATAAACTCAATTTATAATAATCATGCATGTATTTTGTATATGCATTTCGTTGACAATCATAAGAATGACATtgaattttaaatgttataaaacCAAAGAGCTAAAAGGAGGCCAGATCACTACATTCGTCCCTCCCCATCCCTGATCACATTTCTTCGATAAGTCGCCGAGGTGGTCTTGTTGCCCGTTGACTACGGCGCTGCGTAGGTGCGTTTGCAGGTGTAGGGGTAGGATCTGGGTCAGGGGACAGGCTTTCGTTGTTTCCTGTTTGAGGTGGAGGGCTCATCAGGGTGGGATTAGGAGTGGCAGATGAGGTTCGCGACGGCTCAGGACTAGAAGTGGCATCGGGCGTACGAAACATATCTGTTGGGGGGGGATGAAAGAGATTTGTATGACGAGGAGGTTTGAGGTGGCTCATTGTGATTAGGCGATGGTAGTCAAGGTCGAATATGATCAGCGTGTCGCCTGATGACATTTCCAGTAGGTGTTGAAATCGTATAAGAGTAGCGATGTCTCCGCTCTTCTATGATTCCTGGTTGCCAGGACTTTTCAAGTCGGGTTCTATGGTATACTGGATTGCCGGGTGTATAATTTGGCTTATCCATTGAGGCCTCAATATTAGCCTTCACTTGCTTGTACTGTAATTCTCTCCTTTTGCTAGGTCGAATATTTgacaataaagtatttatttgaCGTCCAAACATCACTTCTGCTGGTGATTTGCCCGTAGTATTGTGGGGTGTAATTCTGTACGTGAAAAGAAACTCTCGTAAACGCTGATGTTGGGGTTCTGTGCCAGACGCAAATCTTGACTTAAAGGTCCTCACGAGGCGTTCCGCGAGGCCATTGGTTCTTGGATGGTAAGGTGATGATCTAATATGCAAAATGCCTTGATTTTTACAGTATTGTTTGAATTCGGATGACGTGAACTGTGGGCCGTTATCAGATACAATTATTTCTGGGAGACCAAAAGTGCAGAATATGTTGTCTAACTCAGCACACAATTTCGACGTGGTAATATTCTTCATACTCATAGGTTTGATTTCTATCCATTTCGACAAAGCATCGCTCAAGACTAACCAGTAAGTACCTTCAAAAGGGCCTGCAAAATCGATATGGATCCTTTCCCATACTTTCTCTGGGATAGACCATGAGTAGACTGGAAGTTCAGGGCAATGAGGTCTATTTTGTTGGCATCTACAGCATCTCTTGACATATTGGTCTACGTCTTCATCAATGGATGGCCACCAAACGTAGAACCGTGCCAGTGCCTTCATTGCTGATATTCCAGGATGCCCCCTATGGAGATATGCGAGGACTTTAGGTTGTAATTTTTCTGGAATTACCACTCTGCCTTGCcacaatattattttattttcaattgaaaGTTCGTTACGCTTTTTGAAGTAATGCTTAACGTCATTGGTGAAGTGTGTCTCTCTCCAACcagtttttatacattttaaaaccTCTGATAGTATGACGTCTTGCTTGGTTGTCTCTTTCAAAAACTCCTCAGAGAGATGTAAATCTGCCATTTTGGTTCCTAGAAGACGTGACTCAATTCGATGTACTGCACACTCTACTTCTGATGGCTGTGTTTCAGCGTTTGGTAATCTGGAAAGGCAGTCGGCTAGTATGTTGTTCTCGCCTTTCTGGTAACATATGTCGTAGTTATAGCAGCCGATTATTAGTGCCCATCTAACGAGTCTGTTGTTTGCTACTTTAGGAAGATTACGCTGAGATCCCAGTATATGAATTAATGGCTTGTGATCAGTAAGTAATGTAAATTTGGTTCCACGTAAATATTGGTCAAATTTCTTAATTCCAAACAGAATGGCAAGTGCTTCGCGGTCAATGACTGAATACTTAGTTTCCGCTGTTCGAAGTTTTCTTGAGGCAAAAGCTATGGGTTGTTCTGTGTCTCCATTTTTGTGATATAATACCTCTCCGACGCCTTTCTCTGACGCGTCACATGCAAGAAATATTGATCTGTCTTCGTCAAACGCGGTAAGTGGTTTTGATGCAGCAATATATTGTTTAGTAGTTTCGAATATTTGATTTTCGTGTTCTGTTCAACGCCACGGTTGTCTATTCCCAGTAAGTTCATGAAGGTCGGCGCATAGTCCATGTAAATGTGGTATAAAACGTTCATAGAAATTTACAAGGCCGAGAAATGACCTTAATTCTTTAGAGTTAGTAGGTGCCGCAGCTTTCGAAATTGCTTCAAGTTTTTCTTTCGTAGGGCGTATGCCGTTTTTGTCTATCGAGTGGCCAAGATATTCTATTTGATTTTGTAGAAATGaacatttttttagatttacttTTAGACCTGCTTTCTGTAGTCGCTCGAAGATGACACTAAGGGTGCGTAGGTGTTCCTTCACGTCTTCTCCGGCTATTGCAACGTCGTCAAAATACACTGCTGTGTTAGGAATGTCCCTTAGTAGTTCGTCTAAGTAATGTTGAAATATAGAGGGCGCTGTCGATATTCCAAAAGGCATTCTGTTATACCTAAAATATCCTAGATGTGTCGAGAGTGTTAGGTATTTTTTGGATTCTGGTGCTATTTCAAATTGTAGATAAGCGTCCTTGAGGTctatttttgaaaaaattttGCCACGTGCTAATTTCTGTCGTAGTTGATCGAAAAGTGGAACGGGGTGCAAGTGCTTAATTAAGACAGGATTTAACGTACTTCTGAAATCTCCGCATATTCTGATGTCGCCGTTCGGTTTCACCACGTTAACGGTGGGGATCGCCCACTCTACTGGTGTTACATTTGGGTCCACGGGGTATATAATATTGTCAGCCACAAGGCGCGCAATTTCTTTTTCTATGTTCTTCTTCATTCCAAACTTGATAGGTCGTGCTGGTAAATGTACAGGTACTGCTCCTTGTTTTACGTGAATATTTACCAAGTAGTTGTCCACTTTTCCAAGCTTTCCGTCAAAAAGTTGCTTGTACCGGTCAATGACTCGTTCTAGTGTCGTCGGAGTTACTTCCTTAATGGAGTACACAGGTTTGGGGAACTCCATTCCAAAGGTTTCACTCCAGTGTAACCCAAAAAGCATCGGATCTGCGTGTTTCATGACAACCACGGGAACGATTTTCTGTTTCCCTTCGACTTCTACCGTGACATAGGCGAGCCCCTCTGATTTGAGCTTGTGGTTATAGTACGCTTTTAACTTAGGGGGTTTCGTTAATGTTGGTGCACCTATTTGCCGCCAAAGAGATGTGCTTATGATTGAGTAAGCGGATCCTGGGTCCCAGTCCATAGTACAGCGTCTTCCGTTAATAATAACATCTATTCTCTTACAGTCTCTGTTTCGTGTTGCAGTGACGTTACATACTAGATCGTCTTCAGTGTCACTATCTTCCGAAGAATCATCGttcgtgttaaaagatgatcgGGACGATCCTGTGGTGTTTGTTACACGCTGTGTTTTGTACCTGAGTGTTCTAGATGTTCTAGGTTTGTGTTTAACTAGATAAGCTCGGCCAGTTTTTATACAGCAGCTTTCATAGTGTCCTTCTGTGTTGCATTCTTCGCATATGTGTTTCTTTGCTGAACAATTTGTTAAGTTATGTTTGTCGTGTTTGCCGCAACGTAGGCATTGGCTAGAACGTATTTTTCGGGGGCTTCTGTAGTTCGTTGATTCTTGTTTGTCAGATCTGGGACTAGCTTTCTTCTTGATTCTTTTAACGTTTGTCGATGGCGTGTCGTTTTCAGCTTGTTCTCGTGATTGTGCGATTGAAAACAACGTGGCAAATGTCACCTCTGTTGTCTGGCCGTTAATTAATTCTGTTAAGTTAGGCCACTTTTGTTTGAGATCTGTTTCGAGTTCCGTGTGATTAAGGCCTGTCGCAAAACGATCACGTAGCTGGCGCTCTAATAGTTTGTCATCGTAACCGCAGTCTATGCTCAACGCCTTCAGACGGTTTGTATAGTGTTCCATGGACTCGTCATTTTCTCTAATGCAACTCCAAAACTCTATGAGTGCGCGGTATCGTGTTTTCTTGACTCGGTATAGGTCTAAGAGTTTTGTACGAATGTCGGTATATGTGCTATTTTCAAAGTTAGGGGTAAGTGCTGTCTTCAGTTCCCGAAAAATGTCAGGCGTCATACAATTTAGTATGAGGTCTTCCATCATACTATCATTTGTACGTACTGCATGTATTGTGCACTTAGCTTCAAAAAAGTCTATGTAGTCACTCACCCTGTAAGTGTCGGGGTTGAATTTGTCCATGTTGAAAGCTTTTAGTATAGCGACTTGTTAGGGGACTGTTCCTGTGCAGTCGTGGTAGCGCTCGTCACGCTGTTGTCTGCCTGTGTGGAAACCGCTTCCGTTCGTGTTGCGGTAAGAGCCATACTTAGTATTTTCAATATTTGTTCTTGTTGCGTTTGTTGCACGCTCAGAAACTGAGCGAATTGTTCGGCGTCCATTTCGTCGCCAATGAAATAAACTCAATTTATAATAATCATGCATGTATTTTGTATATGCATTTCGTTGACAATCATAAGAATGACATtgaattttaaatgttataaaacCAAAGAGCTAAAAGGAGGCCAGATCACTACACTCTTTAACCACTTTTAACGACATCGACATACGGGAAGGATTAGATAAGTAAAATAACGATTTGGGTTCGCTACTCTGCATACTAATTACGCAGTGCATAGTCATATCATAgtcattaattaatttaaatatttagctGTAGCTATTTTTAACGCTAGCGCTTGTAAACATTTAACCtggttgggcaccctcccgagggcaccaaattttgataggtacttttaatttttagttttagttattttaattgtagttagttttagttttatattcctatttatatatgtcttttagtaatttatgtaatctAATATTTTGTCAGTGCAATAAATATATATGAACCTGGTTTATGCTATTGCTGATTGTGGCGCTATAATGACAAGTACGAATCTCGATACAATTACAAATAATAtcattgtaaaataaataaataaaacggtaATTCCATTCTGTGGATCGAAtatcataataattttatttaataaatcactcgtggtttaatgaaataaaagttTTGTTTATAAGTTTAACTTCCTATGAATATTGTCTGGACACTCTGGACAGTTGGAGCTATAAATCTATTGCCAATgaaatacctatacatataatatttaacaGCGAGCTACCGAAATTTGGAGTACCTACCacttataaataattttctAGCTCGATAACGCGGCTTCTCGATTCGGTATTatgtgcaaatcacgtttcATAGTTCGGTAAACCTTGGTTACCTATTGGTCGAAATGACTTTAggtaaaaaatctaaaaatgttttaatagactagacaaaaaaattcaaaatcgctctccttcttgatgcgactggcaaatcatattactttttggcaaccgggttttttaacctaattagaccccgctgaatccgaatttgccggttgctcgatcgaaatcttgaccggaagtgagatatttgacattaaaggtccctttttttcgtttttcgtaaataactcataaacggtggcgcatagcaaaaaatgttctattacataagtaatctacataaaattgcctacaagaaagattcagtacaatttttcgctaggatcaatattcaaagagatttcaacgcgggaaatttaattataatcacttctaaagtcccgttttttaggttttcgtaaataactcataaacggtggccaatatcaaaaaatgttgttagacgttaataatctacataaaattttgaataaaaaatattcagtacacttttcgcagtgatcaatatttaaaaagataataaagagggaaagttaattataataaattctaaggttccttgtttttattttttctttaacaatttgaaaagtatgactcatagcaaaaaaaaatcttatacataaataataaacgtaaaatttcctacaagaaacatttagaacacttttcgctaggatcaatatgtAAAAAGACAAAGTaccgggtaagttaattataatcaattttagtccctttttagttttttgtaaataactcgtaaagggtgtcccatagcaaaataggtttttaagaacaaattatctacataaaatttcctccaaaaaacatctagaacacttttctctaggatcaatatttcaagcgatattaaaggaagaaagttaattacaatcagttcacaggtcacttttttagtttttcgtaaataactcgtaaacggtggcccgttgcaaaacaatattctacataaatactaaacataaaattgtccacaaaaaaggttttgtacactttttcgctacgatcaatatttaaagaggtattaaagggggtaagttaattatattcaatttccaggtccctatttttaggttttcgtctatataggtaaataactattttattttattttaaaaatgtagacccagtagtttcggagataaagtgtattttaatgttttattttggggggaggggctttatctccgaaactattgggtctaaaattttgaaaaaatatacagaatagaacctctatagatgacaggaaaacctattagaattatgcagtcaagcgcgagtcgggcattacttagtttttgaaccgatcccgacaggttttttaaaggcaatcactcgcgtttcacatatccaaaatacattgttaaaaattgggtaatgtacggaacccttgcaacgcgagtccgactcgcgcttggccggtttattttcattttgaggtacggaaccctaaaaagagaaaagtgttccatatgtttttcgtagaaaattttatatcgattatttatttacaagaacattaagaacttattttgctatgagccttattttacgagtcatttacgaaaacctaaaaatagggtcctgaaaattgattataattaacttacaccctttaatacctctttaaatattgatcgtagcgaaaaagtgtactaTGGGACACCCTTGGGCGGAGGCGGGTCCATATGCAAGGAATAATTTGCGGCCGGTCGCTGCTTGCGATGGGTCTGCCTCTATGGTAGCTACCTGTCCGGTAGTTGGCATGGTGAATGGTCTCGGGGGGAGCACAAGTTGCAGAGATCCTCGAGGCAAAACTGGTTGTGCTCCTTCCCGAGGTTACTGCCTGTTAACTGCCTGGTTCTACCGTAGAAACAGGCAGAACGGAAACAACCAGTTGAACTATCTCAGGGTGAGTTTTGCAACGGATCGAACGCCGGGCTCGGAAGTCGATGATGTCATCCGTATGACTTCATCTACAACGGGGCCAGGTAAGTGAACCAGTGCAAAGAACACCCTTCACGTAATCCCAACCTAGCCCTATCCCTCAGATGGATCTGTATTTGTGTGCCAACATCGAGAGGCCACTGTAGGTTCGTCTCCTTTGACGGAGGCGAGCATGCAGGGGCGGGAAGATTGGTGGCCGCAAATAACGATCGATATCCTACGTAATCAGCCGTAAGCGATGATGTGGCATGTCGCAGCGGGCGTCTCATCCACAAAGAAGGATGATTAGCGGTAGAATGCCACCCGCGTGTTTGTGCCGTGCGCGGGGACCCGTACGGGTGGAGAAGGAGATCCTGGGAGCGGGCGCGAAGCGGGGGTCTGTTGTCGTTATCCCCGTTAGAAGAAGTTCCTTTGGCTCTAGATTCATCTCACACGGGAGGTCTAGACCTAGCCAGTCAAGATCAATCGGCTGTTGTGTCCAGTCAGATGGCCACATGGCGAGTGTCCTGGGGTGTAGGGGTCCATAATCGGCGGAGCACGACTCCCATGTCGGCTGTGGAGCTGACTAGGGTTTTGGCACCGTGCGGATTCATGGGCAACGCACTTTGGGACGCTATATCAGCTTGGTATCCCTGATGCGTCAAAGCATCCCAAATGTGAGGCTCCGAGGAGGGTGGGGAGCCAAGCTGCTGAAATTTTCACTGGTGGTTTATGGACAACATAATACCAAAAACGACGGAAGGAGGAGAAGCCGGACCCGTACGGGATGAGGCAAAGGCGCATAGCGCAAAAGTTGCTGCACCAGCTCTTAGTGGGCCTGTCCCTGACAGGAACGCGAGAGTAGGTAGCGGTAAGGTTTGGAGGTCCGCGAGGACGGAGGACGCGCACGGCGCGAAAGGCAGAGGCCATGGTGGAGCAGGCCACTCCAAAGGTACCACTCGCGCCGAGCAAGTTCCCCCAGGGGGACCGACTAGCGCAGGTGCCGGAGGAGTAGGCAGCGGAACGATGGCCTACTGCAAGAGGCAAACGGGAGCACCGCTTCCAAATCCTGCTGGCGTTGCTCCGGGCGCCCTCGACAGCGCGGCCATGCCTAAGGGCGTGGACGTGCAGTCGGGTGGAGGAGCCGCTAAGTCCAGGAGGCAGAAGAGGCGTGCGAAGGCGCGACTAAGAACGGACGCGGAATCGGTGGCCGGACCCTCCACAAGTGGAGCGGGAAGGCCACAGAATAAGAGGTCACTGGGGGCCAGTGGCGACTCATCTCTGCTCGCCGGTGACTCCAAGAGAGCGAAGGTAGGGGGATCGTTCGCGGAAGTCACGGCGAGCGAGAAGATGGCCATCGTCCCAGTGGCCTTTCCTGCCGAGAAAGTGGTGCAGGAGCATATGTCGGCCATCGTAGGAGCTCTGCTCCTATTTCTTGACAAGGCCGAAGAACCCATGCCCGACATCACACTCGGCAACCTCGTGGGGGGCGCGCTCAACGTCACCTGCAAGGGGAGGGAATCCGCGGCATGGCTCGGCACGGTAATCGGAGGTGGAGAGATTGCCGGGCTGCGCCTGAAGGTCGTGAGTGCCAAAGATCTGCCGAAACCGGTCAAGATGGCCTGGAGAACGGTGGTCGATGGCACTCAGGACATGGCGAGAGCCCTCAGGGTGCTGCAGAGGAGGAACCCTAGGCTGCGCACGAGCGAGTGGAAGGTAGTCGACACCGTGGAGTCGGGGCCGAGCACCAGGCGAATCGTACTGATGGACCGGGTGTCGGCCGCCGTCATCAAGGAGGCCGACTACGTTCTGCACACGGGGCTCGACACCAGCCACTTCAAGCTTCTGGAGGAAGCGCGGGAGCAGGGGCCTGGGGTGGCTGAGGTCGAGCCGTGTAGggaggggggagaggggggggAGGTAGCCCAGAAGGCTACGGTCGCTGTGGCGACAGGGGGGGCCCCGGAACGGGAGGCGCCACCAGCCGGTGACGCACCTGTGGAGGTGGCGGAGGACCAGCCGGAGGAGGCGGGGGGCATGGTGCAGCTAGGAGAGGACCATGCTGGACCGCGCATGACTCGAGCATCGTCACCGATCTCATCGATGGCGGGCTCAGAGGATCTGCGTGGTCTGGCGGAACTCTACCTGGAGGGTACCATGTCACCTATGTCCTTCGACGACACGGTCCAGGAGGTGGCTGCTGATCTCAGCACCACCAAACAATAAACGCCGCAATGGAGGGCTTAAGGTGCGTACAGATTAATCTCCAGCACAATAAAGCAGCCACTGCCCTTCTGGCTAAGCTGTTAAAAAGCGATAAATTCGATATTGCTCTTATACAAGAACCATACATGTACAAAGGTGAGATAAGAGGCTTAAACGGTACTGGCGGGACATTGTTATATGTTTGTCCTGAGAGTACTATGAGGACATGTATCTATGTTAAAAATGGCATTGACGCTCTGCTTCTACATGCTTTCTGTTCCAGGGATCTGACTACGGTCAAGATCCAAAACAAGGGGGGGGGTAAGGCACTAATCATCTCATCAGCCTACCTTCCCTACGAGGCAGCGGATCCAATCACTGGGCAACTGAGGGATCTCGCTGCTTACGGCAGCCAGGCGAACACCGACCTGATCATCGGCTGCGATGCAAATGCTCACCACGTCATCTGGGGGAGCTCGGATGTCAACAGAAGAGGAGAGAAGGTACTGGATTTTCTGGTAAGCTCTTCTTTACAACTATTAAATAAAGGCAATGAACCGACATTCGTCAATGCAAGGCGGGGGGAGGTTATTGATATAACGCTAGCGTCCAACAACGCGAGTAATAAGATTAGCTCATGGCATGTCTCTGGGGAGATTTCTTTATCGGACCACAGATATATATGCTTCAGGTATAAGACTAAAATCCAATTAGAAACTATACGCAAACGGAATCCCAGGAACACCAACTGGTTAGCATTCAAAAGTGACCTGGAGGTGGAACTGGGAGACCCTAAAGGCAAGTTAAACTCTATTATTGACATAGAACTTGAAACAGACAGAATAGCACAAGCTGTCTATACAGCTTGGACAAACAACTGCCCGGAAAAGAAAATCCTGGCGAAGAAGGTGCCCTGGTGGAACCCGGAGATTGCAAAACTCCGGAAGGAAACCAGAGCTGTCTTCAATGATGCTAAAAGGACCAATGACTTCGAGCATTACGCGCGAAAACTCACGGAATACAGCAAAGCTGTGAGGAAAGCAAAAAGGAAAGCATGGATGAACCATTGCGATCAAATCAGGTCCATACCGGAAGGCATGAGACTTACAAAGGCACTAGCTGCAACAAAGTCAGTTCCACTCACTTCCATCAGAAGAAGTGACGGAAGAATGACTGAAACGGGGCTAGAAACCCTCAAAGTTATGTGTGACACACACTTCCCAGGCTCGATAATACATCAGAGCGTAACGGACGATGTAGCAACCGGTGCAATGGAACAATCCATCAGCACGACCAGGTACAACTGGGACACGTCTAAAAAGGTAGTAGATCACGATAAGATACATTGGGCACTATCCACATTTCAACCATACAAAGCCCCGGGGCCAGATGGAATCTACCCCATACTACTACAAGAGGGCGCTAATGTACTAATACCGCACTTAGGTAGACTGTACAGAGCGTGCATAGCCTTCGGACACGTACCGCGTGTGTGGAGG encodes:
- the LOC134679903 gene encoding uncharacterized protein K02A2.6-like, encoding MDWDPGSAYSIISTSLWRQIGAPTLTKPPKLKAYYNHKLKSEGLAYVTVEVEGKQKIVPVVVMKHADPMLFGLHWSETFGMEFPKPVYSIKEVTPTTLERVIDRYKQLFDGKLGKVDNYLVNIHVKQGAVPVHLPARPIKFGMKKNIEKEIARLVADNIIYPVDPNVTPVEWAIPTVNVVKPNGDIRICGDFRNYQTLKHSHQK